A genomic window from Neoarius graeffei isolate fNeoGra1 chromosome 5, fNeoGra1.pri, whole genome shotgun sequence includes:
- the fbxo32 gene encoding F-box only protein 32, which produces MPFLGQDWRSCGQNWVKTEDGWKRTTKDENETNNNVSKSHESNQEDYNKENLLLSINYDMASKKRKKDLLNNNTKVPYFYKEKWIYVHKGSTKERHGYCTLGEAFNRLDFCSAIKDTRRFNYVVRLLELIAKSQLPSLSGVAQKNYMNILERVVQKVLEDQQNVRPIKELLQTLYVSLCSLVQDMGKSVLVGNINIWVHRMENILQWQQQLDNIQINRPTSTGMTLLDLPVSLQLNIMQRLSDGRDLVSLGQVCPDLGVLTEDRLLWKNLCQYHFTDRQIRKRLMVSDKGHLEWKKMYFKLCRCYPHKEQYSDTLQFCTHCHILFWKDTNHPCTANNPENCSISISPQGFINLFKF; this is translated from the exons ATGCCGTTTCTAGGACAGGATTGGCGCTCATGTGGACAGAACTGGGTTAAAACCGAGGACGGATGGAAAAGAACAACGAAAGATGAAAACGAGACGAATAACAATGTTTCCAAGAG CCATGAAAGCAATCAAGAGGACTACAACAAGGAAAACTTGCTCCTCTCTATTAACTATGACATGGCCTCAAAGAAACGAAAGAAGGATTTGCTGAATAACAACACTAAGGTTCCCT aTTTCTACAAAGAGAAGTGGATTTATGTGCACAAAGGGAGCACCAAAGAG CGTCATGGCTACTGTACTTTGGGAGAAGCTTTTAATCGCCTGGATTTCTGCAGCGCCATCAAGGACACCAGACGATTTAATTATGTTGTGAGG CTGCTTGAGCTGATTGCCAAGTCACAGCTACCATCTCTGAGTGGAGTGGCGCAGAAGAACTACATGAACATTCTGGAAAGAGTAGTGCAGAAAG tgCTGGAAGATCAACAGAATGTGAGGCCCATCAAAGAGCTGCTGCAGACGCTGTATGTGTCACTTTGCAGTCTGGTGCAAGACATGGGCAAGTCTGTGCTGGTGGGAAACATTAATATCTGGGTGCACCGCATGGAAAACATCTTGCAGTGGCAGCAGCAACTGGACAACATTCAGATAAACAGG CCCACAAGCACTGGGATGACGCTCCTGGACTTGCCTGTCAGTCTCCAGTTGAACATCATGCAGCGGCTCTCAGATGGACGAGACCTGGTTAGTCTTGGGCAAGTGTGTCCTGACCTCGGTGTACTGACTGAGGACAGGCTGCTGTGGAAGAACCTCTGCCAGTACCACTTCACAGACCGACAG ATTCGCAAGCGACTTATGGTATCTGATAAGGGACACCTCGAATGGAAAAAGATGTACTTTAAGCTGTGCCGGTGCTATCCTCATAAGGAGCAGTACAGCGACACCCTGCAGTTTTGCACACATTGCCACATCCTGTTCTGGAAG GACACAAACCATCCCTGCACAGCCAACAATCCAGAGAACTGCAGCATTTCCATTTCTCCACAAGGTTTCATCAACCTCTTTAAGTTCTAA